A single Candidatus Anaeroferrophillus wilburensis DNA region contains:
- a CDS encoding TPM domain-containing protein has translation MNIRSNLRRLLPALLICCFWLPATVQALVVPPRPTNYVVDQANLIDGAIEQQINGYLRELEQKTTAQMVVLTVPSLEGENLEDISLSIAHDQWKLGQQGKDNGVLLLVSAGDHQYRFEIGYGLEGVLPDSFVGSLGRTYLVPLFRQGEFGKGIYAAVLATAREIATDAGVTITGMPKLRHHPGQQAPARRKQSLFSKIISLFFFVMMGILFIRNPRLFLMLLLFSSMGGRRGSWGGGGSFGGGGFGGGGGGFGGGGASGSW, from the coding sequence ATGAACATCAGATCTAACCTTCGCCGCCTCTTACCGGCTCTGCTGATCTGCTGTTTCTGGCTGCCGGCAACGGTCCAGGCCCTGGTGGTTCCTCCCAGGCCAACAAACTACGTTGTTGACCAGGCAAACCTCATTGATGGAGCCATTGAACAGCAGATCAACGGTTATCTCCGGGAGCTGGAGCAGAAAACCACTGCCCAGATGGTGGTGCTGACCGTCCCCAGCCTCGAAGGTGAAAATCTGGAGGATATCTCCCTCTCTATTGCCCATGATCAATGGAAACTTGGCCAGCAAGGGAAGGACAACGGTGTCCTGCTGCTGGTGTCAGCGGGAGATCATCAATACCGCTTTGAGATCGGTTACGGTCTGGAAGGGGTGCTGCCCGACAGCTTTGTCGGCTCCCTCGGCCGCACCTACCTGGTCCCCCTCTTCCGGCAGGGGGAGTTCGGCAAGGGAATTTATGCCGCGGTACTGGCCACCGCCCGGGAAATTGCCACCGACGCCGGGGTCACGATCACCGGCATGCCCAAGCTTAGGCATCATCCCGGCCAACAGGCACCAGCCCGGCGGAAACAAAGCCTGTTCAGCAAGATCATCTCGCTGTTCTTCTTCGTAATGATGGGGATCCTGTTCATCAGAAACCCCCGGCTTTTTCTGATGCTGCTCCTTTTCTCCTCCATGGGCGGCCGGCGCGGCTCCTGGGGCGGCGGCGGAAGTTTCGGTGGTGGCGGCTTCGGAGGGGGCGGCGGCGGTTTCGGCGGTGGCGGTGCTTCCGGCAGCTGGTAG
- a CDS encoding LemA family protein, translating into MKTILILLAILIVIGFMAFGWVIKGYNRAIALDENIKGRWAQVENQLKRRYDLIPNLVETVKGYATHEKELFENIAQARTKYFQAGPIKDKVAAANQLEGTLSRLLLLQERYPELKANQSFLKLQDSLEGTENRIAVERKRYNEAVQGLNTYIRTVFGRFFAGLAGIDKATYYELPEGEQAIPKVKFDS; encoded by the coding sequence ATTAAAACCATTCTGATTTTGCTGGCAATTCTTATTGTCATCGGCTTCATGGCTTTCGGCTGGGTGATCAAAGGCTACAACCGAGCTATTGCCCTGGATGAAAACATCAAAGGCCGCTGGGCCCAAGTGGAAAACCAGCTGAAACGACGCTATGATCTTATTCCCAATCTGGTGGAAACGGTTAAAGGCTATGCCACCCATGAGAAGGAGCTGTTTGAAAACATTGCCCAGGCACGGACCAAGTATTTTCAGGCAGGCCCGATCAAGGATAAGGTAGCCGCCGCCAACCAGCTGGAGGGCACCCTCTCCCGACTGCTGCTGCTCCAGGAGCGCTATCCGGAGCTAAAAGCCAACCAGTCCTTTCTCAAACTGCAGGACAGTCTTGAAGGCACCGAAAACCGTATTGCCGTTGAGCGCAAACGCTACAATGAAGCTGTGCAGGGATTGAACACCTATATCCGCACTGTCTTCGGTCGCTTTTTTGCCGGCCTGGCCGGGATTGACAAGGCAACCTACTATGAATTGCCGGAGGGAGAGCAAGCCATCCCGAAGGTAAAATTTGACAGCTGA
- a CDS encoding mechanosensitive ion channel, which yields MENILTTLQELLTVYGLNLIAALAIFIIGRWAAKIIRNILETLMTKKALEPTIISFTCNLVYTAIVAFVVIAAISKLGVQTTSFVAVLGAAGLAVGLALQGSLSNFAAGVLLIIFRPFKAGDLIEGAGKTGAVKEISIFTTILTTPDNKVIIIPNSAIMGNTITNYSTMPTRRVDLNIGVSYNDDLKKVRRVLEDLISKDSRILKDPAPMIAVGELADSSVNFTVRLWVESADYWGVYFDTTEAVKLRFDEEGISIPYPQQDVHMYQHQA from the coding sequence ATGGAAAACATCCTGACCACGTTACAGGAACTGCTCACCGTCTACGGGCTCAATCTGATCGCCGCCCTGGCGATTTTCATTATTGGCCGCTGGGCGGCAAAAATCATCAGAAACATCCTTGAAACGCTGATGACCAAAAAGGCTCTGGAACCAACCATAATCTCGTTCACCTGCAATCTGGTTTATACGGCCATCGTTGCCTTTGTGGTCATTGCCGCCATTTCCAAACTTGGGGTCCAGACCACCTCCTTTGTTGCTGTCCTTGGCGCCGCCGGCCTGGCCGTCGGCCTGGCCCTGCAGGGGTCTCTGTCCAACTTTGCCGCCGGCGTTCTGCTGATTATTTTCCGCCCCTTCAAAGCCGGAGACCTCATCGAAGGTGCCGGCAAAACTGGAGCGGTAAAAGAGATCAGTATTTTCACCACTATTCTCACCACTCCGGACAACAAGGTCATTATCATCCCTAACTCAGCTATTATGGGAAATACCATCACCAACTATTCCACGATGCCGACCAGGCGGGTGGACCTGAACATCGGGGTCAGCTACAATGATGATCTGAAAAAAGTACGGCGGGTATTGGAAGATCTGATCAGCAAGGACAGTCGGATATTGAAAGATCCGGCACCTATGATCGCGGTGGGAGAACTGGCCGACAGCAGTGTTAATTTCACTGTCCGCCTGTGGGTTGAAAGCGCTGACTACTGGGGAGTTTATTTTGATACTACTGAAGCAGTCAAGCTACGCTTCGATGAAGAGGGTATTTCCATCCCCTACCCGCAGCAGG